A single region of the Arthrobacter sp. zg-Y820 genome encodes:
- a CDS encoding DUF2867 domain-containing protein, which produces MAHPSTEHPPADGPWRIHEVAPDFRLYGVWDLPTPGGAGDFPKLVHLFAAGDTADNPSRIARLLFPIRWKLGALFGWDGAGAGIGSRVQSLRERLPSDLREAPPGPAFPTLPFSPVFLLEREAAAEMANRTVHGVLHLRWVPDEAGGYHGQMAVLVKPNGLLGRMYMAGITPFRHLLVYPPLLRGIGEDWRRAAAQSSADPHGRA; this is translated from the coding sequence ATGGCACACCCATCCACGGAACATCCACCGGCAGACGGCCCCTGGCGAATCCATGAGGTCGCTCCTGATTTCCGCCTTTACGGAGTCTGGGACCTGCCCACCCCCGGCGGCGCCGGGGACTTCCCCAAACTGGTCCATCTGTTCGCCGCCGGAGATACCGCCGACAACCCCTCCCGCATCGCCCGCCTGCTTTTCCCCATTCGATGGAAGCTGGGCGCACTGTTCGGCTGGGACGGCGCCGGGGCCGGGATCGGCAGCCGGGTCCAGTCATTGCGCGAGCGGCTGCCATCCGATCTGCGCGAAGCCCCGCCCGGTCCGGCCTTTCCCACCCTCCCGTTCTCTCCGGTTTTCCTCCTGGAGCGAGAAGCTGCTGCCGAAATGGCCAACCGCACGGTGCACGGGGTGCTGCACCTGAGGTGGGTGCCTGACGAGGCCGGCGGCTACCACGGCCAAATGGCCGTACTGGTGAAGCCCAACGGCCTCCTGGGCCGAATGTACATGGCGGGGATTACTCCCTTCCGGCACCTGCTCGTCTATCCACCCCTGCTGCGCGGCATCGGAGAGGACTGGCGCCGCGCTGCGGCGCAGAGCAGCGCGGATCCGCATGGCCGGGCGTGA
- a CDS encoding ABC transporter ATP-binding protein encodes MTASTETAISVRGLTKKYGATTAVDDLSFEVQAGSVFAFLGTNGAGKSTTISCLTTVNPFNAGEVSVSGHDVRTDGGEVRKDIGVVFQDSVLDPLLTGRENLRSRARFYSADNAANDARIAELSALIDLEDFVDRRYGTYSGGQRRRVDIARALLHSPSILFLDEPTAGLDPASRALVWSTIRELRDRHGLTVFLTTHYMEETEEADRVCIIDRGRIIADGTPAQLRALHSSSVLSITTDNRPALLALAAAEGARIREEDDGGVVQLEVDDAATARRILDRHGDDVLDFEFRHGTMDDVFLALTGRKGVNT; translated from the coding sequence TTGACTGCGAGTACGGAAACGGCCATCTCGGTCCGTGGACTGACAAAGAAATACGGCGCCACCACGGCCGTCGACGACCTTTCCTTCGAGGTGCAGGCCGGCAGCGTGTTTGCCTTCCTGGGCACCAACGGAGCCGGCAAGTCCACCACCATTTCCTGCCTGACGACAGTGAATCCGTTCAACGCGGGAGAAGTGTCGGTGAGCGGGCATGACGTCCGCACCGACGGTGGGGAGGTTCGAAAAGACATCGGCGTCGTTTTTCAGGACTCCGTGCTGGACCCCCTGCTCACCGGGCGGGAGAACCTGCGCTCCCGGGCCCGCTTCTACTCCGCGGACAACGCCGCCAATGACGCCCGGATCGCGGAGCTGAGCGCGCTCATCGACCTCGAGGACTTCGTGGACCGCCGCTACGGCACCTATTCCGGCGGGCAGCGCCGCCGCGTGGACATTGCCCGCGCGCTGCTGCATTCGCCGTCGATCCTGTTCCTGGACGAACCCACCGCCGGACTGGATCCGGCCAGCCGGGCCCTCGTCTGGTCCACCATCCGCGAACTGCGGGACCGGCACGGGCTCACCGTCTTCCTCACCACGCACTATATGGAGGAAACCGAGGAAGCGGACCGGGTGTGCATCATCGACCGCGGCCGGATCATCGCCGACGGCACTCCGGCCCAGCTGCGCGCCCTGCACAGCAGCTCGGTCCTGAGCATCACCACGGACAACCGCCCGGCGCTGCTGGCGCTGGCAGCGGCAGAAGGCGCCCGCATCCGCGAGGAGGACGACGGCGGCGTGGTGCAGCTGGAGGTCGATGACGCCGCCACCGCCCGGCGGATCCTGGACCGGCACGGCGACGACGTCCTGGACTTTGAATTCCGGCACGGCACCATGGACGACGTCTTCCTGGCGCTGACCGGACGCAAAGGAGTAAATACATGA
- a CDS encoding DUF6308 family protein, protein MKRVISTGEITVDTAAQNLRDFFTEIMPRTGLVRSSSRFDSWAGGGDAPETVNRITADDLVAASFRSVKIPPRTAIAVLETRAEEISDLLAQIPADVDLPYADPQRDLGAESAARQLWNLLRGKHDDAGWGVGPSTTSKIMARKRPRLIPVYDSIIRRVTALPGPKDQWLYWHTSYADGVLTERLAEIRAKSGITEPISELRQLDIVLWMHGKRQGFEPQGEDLES, encoded by the coding sequence ATGAAACGCGTTATTTCGACGGGCGAAATCACCGTTGATACGGCAGCGCAGAATCTGCGGGATTTCTTCACCGAAATTATGCCGCGCACCGGTTTGGTCCGCAGTAGTTCCCGGTTTGATTCCTGGGCCGGCGGCGGTGATGCCCCCGAAACGGTGAACCGGATTACCGCCGACGACCTAGTGGCTGCCTCCTTTCGGTCGGTGAAGATTCCACCGCGGACAGCCATAGCCGTTTTGGAGACCCGGGCGGAGGAGATCTCCGATCTCCTGGCGCAGATCCCAGCGGATGTGGACCTTCCCTACGCGGACCCGCAGCGGGATCTGGGTGCCGAGAGTGCCGCCCGGCAGCTGTGGAACCTGCTCCGCGGAAAGCACGACGACGCGGGCTGGGGCGTGGGACCGAGCACCACCAGCAAGATCATGGCTCGGAAACGGCCGCGGCTGATCCCGGTTTATGATTCCATCATCCGCCGGGTGACCGCGCTGCCCGGGCCCAAGGACCAGTGGCTCTACTGGCACACGTCCTATGCTGACGGTGTGCTGACCGAACGGTTGGCTGAAATTCGGGCCAAGTCCGGTATCACCGAACCTATTTCGGAACTGCGGCAACTGGATATCGTGCTCTGGATGCACGGCAAGCGGCAGGGTTTCGAACCGCAGGGCGAGGACCTCGAAAGCTGA
- a CDS encoding glycerol dehydrogenase encodes MKQTPIRTVISPGRYVQGAGAIHRLGEFLAQIGKTPLMVADDVVWGFVGHDVTTSLQTHELPLTREVFNGTPTAAEIDRLTGAIRAAGADVVVGVGGGSTIDACKAAGDAAGIRWASVPTVASTDAPTSALAVIYTADGAFEEYRFFSRNPDLVLVDSQIVANAPASFLAYGVGDALATWLEARATAASNSLTMAGGLPTQTGTALARLSWDVLWEFALPALDAARDHVVTPALEKVIEANTLLSGLGFESGGLAAAHAIHNGLTAAPQTHGLAHGQKVNIGSLTQLVLEGAPTAEVRDFVEFTTRVGLPNTLTEVGLSVEDARELDLVAEASTVPGETMKSMPFDVGPADVVAALKSIERFSRRVRREAGLPEPVPYKAD; translated from the coding sequence ATGAAGCAGACACCAATTCGTACCGTAATCAGTCCCGGTCGTTATGTGCAGGGTGCCGGCGCTATTCACCGCCTGGGCGAGTTCCTGGCACAGATCGGCAAGACTCCGCTCATGGTGGCGGACGACGTCGTCTGGGGTTTCGTGGGCCACGATGTCACCACCTCGCTGCAGACCCATGAGCTGCCGCTGACCCGCGAAGTTTTTAACGGAACCCCCACCGCTGCCGAGATCGACAGGTTAACCGGCGCCATTCGGGCTGCTGGCGCCGACGTGGTGGTGGGAGTCGGTGGCGGCAGCACCATCGACGCGTGCAAGGCAGCCGGAGATGCGGCAGGCATCCGCTGGGCGTCGGTGCCCACCGTGGCTTCCACTGATGCGCCGACGTCGGCCCTCGCCGTCATCTACACCGCCGATGGAGCCTTTGAGGAGTATCGATTCTTTTCGCGGAACCCGGACCTGGTGCTGGTGGACTCGCAGATTGTCGCCAATGCACCGGCGTCGTTCCTGGCCTACGGCGTAGGAGACGCGCTGGCGACCTGGCTCGAAGCGCGCGCCACCGCTGCCTCCAACTCGCTGACCATGGCCGGGGGCCTGCCCACCCAGACCGGCACAGCGCTGGCCCGGCTGAGTTGGGACGTTCTTTGGGAGTTCGCACTCCCGGCACTTGATGCCGCGCGGGACCATGTGGTGACTCCGGCGCTGGAGAAGGTTATTGAGGCCAATACGCTGCTTTCCGGCCTCGGCTTCGAATCCGGCGGATTGGCGGCGGCGCACGCCATTCACAACGGGCTGACCGCAGCACCGCAAACGCACGGGTTGGCGCACGGGCAGAAGGTGAACATCGGCTCGCTGACCCAGCTGGTGCTTGAGGGTGCACCGACCGCGGAAGTCCGAGATTTTGTGGAATTCACCACGCGGGTCGGTTTGCCGAACACGCTGACCGAAGTGGGGCTGTCAGTCGAGGACGCCCGCGAACTCGATCTGGTGGCGGAGGCGTCCACGGTGCCGGGGGAGACCATGAAGTCCATGCCATTCGATGTCGGACCCGCCGATGTGGTGGCCGCCCTGAAATCCATCGAGCGGTTTTCCCGGCGGGTCCGCCGCGAAGCAGGGCTACCCGAACCAGTGCCGTACAAGGCGGACTGA
- a CDS encoding Y-family DNA polymerase — protein MAEQQRFALVDVNSFYVSCERVFDPKLAGIPVVVLSNNDGCVVARSDEAKALGIKTGDPWFKLAESAPKLGLVQRSSNYELYGDLSSRVMQLLARFSSEQEIYSIDECFLHLHGTDEQLRSRGADIRAAAARNIGLPVCVGIGATKTLAKFANRIAKQNPHLGGVCNLDTLGPSVVDTIMSRVPVTGLWGVGSRNGARLNALGIHTVADLRDADPAVIRAKFSVVLQRTVLELNGTACIPMETESADKQQVLFSRSFATPVTTRESMRQVMSLYAQKAAIRLAKEGQLATVMTVFAATSRFNTTAASAPSVTVRLERPTADPLVLTRAAITAMDSHVVEGAPYAKAGIMLTGLSPAGAEPVFDLFAAGPEQPDIGPLLAQVADKYGAASIGLGLAGLASAKPDWTMARKFASPRFTTEWSDLPVVKAV, from the coding sequence GTGGCTGAGCAGCAGCGTTTCGCCCTGGTGGACGTGAACAGTTTTTACGTCTCCTGCGAGCGCGTGTTCGATCCGAAGCTGGCCGGCATTCCCGTGGTGGTGCTCTCCAACAACGACGGCTGCGTGGTGGCGCGCTCCGATGAGGCCAAGGCGCTGGGCATCAAGACCGGGGATCCGTGGTTCAAGCTCGCCGAATCCGCCCCGAAGCTGGGCCTGGTGCAGCGCTCGAGCAACTATGAGCTGTACGGAGACCTGAGTTCGCGGGTGATGCAGCTGCTGGCCCGCTTTTCCTCGGAACAGGAAATCTACTCCATCGACGAGTGTTTCCTGCACCTCCACGGAACCGACGAGCAGCTGCGCAGCCGCGGCGCCGACATCCGCGCCGCGGCCGCGCGGAACATTGGCCTGCCGGTCTGCGTGGGAATCGGCGCCACCAAGACGCTGGCCAAATTCGCCAACCGGATTGCCAAACAGAATCCGCATCTGGGCGGAGTCTGCAACCTCGACACCCTGGGCCCCTCCGTCGTCGACACCATCATGTCCCGGGTGCCGGTGACCGGACTGTGGGGCGTGGGGTCGCGCAACGGTGCGCGGCTGAATGCACTGGGGATTCACACGGTCGCTGACCTGCGCGACGCCGATCCCGCCGTGATCCGCGCAAAGTTCTCGGTCGTGCTGCAGCGGACCGTGCTGGAACTGAACGGCACCGCGTGCATCCCGATGGAAACGGAATCCGCCGACAAGCAGCAGGTGCTCTTTTCCCGCAGCTTCGCGACGCCGGTGACCACCCGCGAATCGATGCGCCAGGTCATGAGCCTCTACGCCCAGAAGGCAGCCATCCGGCTGGCGAAGGAGGGCCAGCTCGCCACCGTAATGACGGTGTTTGCCGCGACATCCCGGTTCAACACGACGGCGGCATCCGCACCCTCGGTGACGGTGCGGCTGGAGCGGCCCACCGCGGATCCGCTGGTCCTCACCCGGGCGGCCATCACGGCGATGGACTCCCATGTGGTGGAGGGAGCACCGTATGCCAAGGCCGGCATCATGCTCACCGGCCTGTCCCCCGCCGGGGCGGAACCCGTTTTCGACCTGTTTGCCGCCGGCCCCGAACAGCCCGACATCGGTCCGCTGCTGGCCCAGGTCGCCGACAAGTACGGCGCGGCCAGCATCGGGCTGGGGCTGGCCGGCCTGGCCTCGGCCAAACCGGACTGGACCATGGCCCGGAAGTTCGCCTCGCCGCGCTTCACGACGGAATGGTCCGATCTGCCGGTGGTGAAGGCCGTTTAG
- a CDS encoding ABC transporter ATP-binding protein — MTQLAIETANLVKTFGSTRALDGFSLAVEPGQVAGFLGPNGAGKSTAIRVLLGVLRADAGTARVLGLDPWADAVAIHRRIAYVPGDTSLWPNLTGGEAIDIFTRLHSGRNGSEQGARRSRGSRRRTELLERFELDPTKKARTYSKGNRQKVALVAALASDADLYLLDEPTSGLDPLMEAVFTDEVRSLREDGRTVLLSSHILGEVEKLCDTVTIIRAGRDVETGTMGQLRHLTRSAVTATTTADPAALSAAAGVHNLSVDDGYLRFDVDNARVNDILLLLADAGVENLTITPPSLEELFLRHYGETATEEAVR; from the coding sequence ATGACCCAGCTCGCCATCGAAACCGCCAATCTGGTCAAGACCTTCGGCTCAACCCGCGCCCTGGACGGCTTCTCGCTCGCCGTCGAGCCCGGGCAGGTGGCCGGCTTCCTCGGGCCAAACGGCGCCGGAAAGTCCACAGCCATCCGCGTCCTCCTCGGCGTCCTGCGCGCGGACGCCGGAACCGCCCGAGTCCTGGGACTCGATCCCTGGGCTGACGCCGTCGCCATCCACCGGCGCATCGCGTATGTTCCGGGGGATACCAGCCTCTGGCCGAACCTGACCGGCGGTGAAGCGATCGACATCTTCACCCGCCTGCACAGCGGCCGCAACGGCAGCGAGCAGGGCGCCCGGCGTAGCCGGGGTTCCCGACGCCGCACCGAACTGCTCGAGCGCTTCGAACTGGATCCCACCAAGAAGGCGCGGACCTATTCCAAGGGCAACCGGCAAAAGGTTGCCCTGGTGGCTGCGCTCGCCTCCGACGCCGACCTCTACCTCCTCGACGAACCCACCTCCGGACTGGATCCGCTGATGGAAGCGGTGTTCACCGATGAGGTCCGCAGCCTGCGGGAGGACGGCCGCACGGTGCTGCTCTCCAGCCACATCCTCGGCGAGGTGGAGAAGCTGTGCGACACAGTGACCATCATCCGCGCCGGACGCGACGTCGAAACGGGCACCATGGGGCAGCTGCGCCACCTGACCCGTTCCGCGGTGACCGCGACGACGACGGCGGATCCCGCCGCCCTCTCCGCCGCCGCCGGAGTGCACAACCTCAGCGTTGACGACGGTTACCTGCGGTTCGACGTCGACAACGCCCGCGTCAACGACATCCTGCTGCTGCTCGCCGACGCAGGCGTCGAGAACCTGACCATTACCCCGCCGTCGCTGGAAGAGTTGTTCCTGCGCCACTACGGCGAGACAGCCACGGAAGAGGCAGTCCGATGA
- a CDS encoding ABC transporter substrate-binding protein — protein sequence MRAKYALTALAAGLLLTGCVDNSAAEAPAVTTSGSDGGAETITVEKNEELAAKLPAKIREAGVLNVGMANNYPPNEFKDPNGDPAGWSVDLTNALGQSLGLTVNFDIGTFDNIIPSVNAGKDDMGMSSFTDTVEREKQADFINYYSAGIQWASPQGKDVDPNNSCGLKVAVQTTTYEDTHEVPAKSKACTDAGKPAIEIFRYDTQDQATNALVIGQVDAMSADSPVTLYAISKSDGKLQTAGDPSEVAPYGIPMAKGSELTPVLQEALQALIDDGTYNEVLSKWGVESGGVETAALNVAAKG from the coding sequence ATGCGTGCCAAATACGCACTAACCGCACTCGCCGCAGGCTTGCTGCTGACCGGATGCGTCGACAACAGCGCCGCCGAAGCGCCTGCCGTGACCACGAGCGGCTCGGACGGCGGAGCAGAGACGATTACCGTCGAGAAGAATGAAGAACTGGCAGCAAAACTGCCGGCGAAGATCAGGGAGGCCGGGGTACTTAACGTCGGCATGGCAAACAACTACCCGCCAAATGAGTTCAAGGACCCGAATGGAGACCCGGCCGGCTGGTCGGTGGATCTCACCAATGCCCTGGGCCAGTCCCTTGGCCTGACGGTGAATTTCGACATTGGCACATTCGACAACATCATTCCCTCCGTGAATGCCGGCAAGGATGACATGGGCATGTCCTCCTTCACGGACACTGTTGAGCGTGAAAAGCAGGCCGATTTCATTAACTACTACTCGGCCGGCATTCAGTGGGCCTCCCCCCAGGGCAAGGACGTCGACCCCAATAACTCGTGCGGTCTCAAAGTTGCGGTTCAGACAACCACATACGAAGACACGCATGAGGTTCCCGCCAAGTCCAAGGCCTGCACGGACGCCGGGAAGCCAGCCATTGAGATTTTCCGGTACGACACCCAGGACCAGGCAACGAACGCCCTGGTCATCGGCCAGGTCGACGCCATGAGCGCTGACTCTCCAGTGACGCTGTACGCCATTTCGAAGAGCGACGGCAAGCTGCAGACCGCCGGCGATCCTTCCGAGGTCGCGCCTTACGGCATTCCGATGGCAAAGGGCTCCGAACTGACCCCTGTGCTCCAGGAGGCATTGCAGGCCCTCATCGATGACGGGACGTACAACGAGGTCCTGTCCAAGTGGGGCGTTGAAAGCGGCGGGGTCGAGACCGCCGCCCTTAACGTCGCCGCGAAAGGCTAG
- the umuD gene encoding translesion error-prone DNA polymerase V autoproteolytic subunit, producing the protein MAVFSSNPSPRSGGNDAAPANRSSTLPAGFASPAQDYYDAGIDLNRHLIRDATSTFIMRVSGDAMDGAGISDGDEIIVDRSLTPKDGSVVVAVLNGELTIRRLLLTGQGIYLHADSPGSTDIRVPDPAELSVWGVVTRCLHHV; encoded by the coding sequence ATGGCGGTTTTTTCCTCGAACCCTTCCCCGCGCTCCGGAGGCAACGACGCGGCTCCGGCCAACCGTTCATCAACGCTTCCCGCCGGGTTCGCCTCCCCCGCGCAGGACTATTACGACGCCGGCATCGACCTGAACCGGCATCTGATCCGCGATGCCACCTCCACGTTCATCATGCGGGTCTCCGGCGATGCCATGGACGGGGCCGGCATCAGCGACGGAGACGAGATCATCGTGGACCGGTCGCTGACGCCCAAGGACGGGTCCGTCGTCGTCGCCGTCCTGAACGGTGAATTGACCATCCGACGCCTGCTGCTCACCGGGCAGGGGATCTACCTGCACGCCGACAGCCCGGGATCGACTGACATCCGCGTACCCGATCCGGCCGAGCTGTCTGTCTGGGGCGTGGTGACCCGGTGCCTGCACCACGTCTGA
- a CDS encoding GNAT family protein, translated as MPITFSPMANSKRDTDELVRFLTTNRFPFHVLPEHSEESAREAVASGRFWSGESHGYWIDDDGARIGLVVLDDLDEDTPMFDLRLAEAFRGKGLGPKVLAALCTKVFEQFPEPVRFEGQTREDNIAMRKTFLRAGFLKEAHYRLGWPTAEGPRVASVAYAILRQDWESKDTTGFEWHDLPA; from the coding sequence ATGCCCATTACCTTCAGTCCCATGGCGAATTCCAAACGGGACACCGACGAGCTGGTTCGGTTCCTGACCACCAACCGGTTTCCGTTCCATGTGCTGCCCGAGCATTCGGAGGAATCAGCCCGTGAGGCCGTGGCCAGCGGGCGTTTCTGGTCAGGGGAATCCCACGGCTACTGGATCGACGACGACGGCGCGCGGATTGGGCTGGTCGTCCTGGACGACCTCGACGAGGACACCCCCATGTTTGATTTACGCCTGGCCGAGGCGTTCCGCGGCAAAGGCCTGGGGCCAAAGGTGCTTGCCGCGCTGTGCACCAAGGTGTTTGAGCAGTTTCCGGAACCGGTGCGGTTTGAGGGCCAGACGCGGGAGGACAACATCGCCATGCGCAAGACCTTCCTCCGTGCAGGTTTCCTCAAGGAAGCGCACTACCGTCTCGGCTGGCCCACCGCTGAGGGTCCCCGCGTTGCATCGGTGGCCTATGCGATTCTGCGCCAGGATTGGGAAAGCAAGGACACCACAGGGTTCGAATGGCATGACCTCCCGGCCTGA
- a CDS encoding polyketide antibiotic transporter, which produces MSTAAAVSRPAAVERRSSAPWAATGGLLRLNLRLDRIRILVWTLAVGLAVAGSMASFEVTYNTPEALQARAGLMANPAAVMMTGPAFGLENYTFGAMVANELSLYLFLAAAIMSILLVVRHTRAEEESGRMEMLRALPVGRFAPAAAAVLTVAVANAAVGAATIAALAGSGLEMASSVALGVGTALTGLVFAGVAAVSAQLTEHARSATGTAMAVLAAAFLIRGIGDVINNQGSWLSWFSPLAWAQQARFYVDLRWEPLALAAVATVLLLALAVYLAQRRDLGAGLRQPHPGPAAAPRTLLSPAGLASRLLRGSFAAWAAGVFLFAAASGALANSLEDAFADVPELGNLIAVDLADVTTSFASALLSFLMVAPLIFSVSGVLRLRGEEDAGRVEQLLVTGSSRPGLLIRWLGVVAVQTILLTAVGGFGTGMGVWAGTGDAGWAGKLTLAALAYLPAVALAAAIAVALYGLAPKILPLAWAPVVWAAVVLYLGSLLGLPDWATDLSPLAHVPLVPSAELVAEPLVLMGLFAAVLAVAGLVGFRRRDVGAS; this is translated from the coding sequence ATGAGCACCGCAGCCGCGGTTTCCCGCCCCGCCGCCGTCGAGCGGCGATCCTCAGCCCCGTGGGCCGCCACCGGCGGGCTGCTGCGGCTGAACCTGCGTCTGGACCGGATCCGCATCCTGGTCTGGACCCTGGCGGTCGGACTCGCGGTGGCCGGGTCCATGGCCAGCTTCGAAGTCACCTACAACACGCCGGAAGCGCTGCAGGCGCGGGCGGGCCTGATGGCCAACCCCGCGGCGGTCATGATGACCGGGCCGGCTTTTGGGCTGGAGAACTACACGTTCGGTGCCATGGTCGCCAACGAGCTCTCGCTGTATCTTTTCCTGGCCGCGGCGATCATGAGCATCCTCCTGGTGGTCCGGCACACCCGCGCCGAGGAGGAATCCGGGCGGATGGAGATGCTGCGCGCGCTGCCCGTGGGCCGGTTCGCGCCGGCTGCCGCAGCGGTGCTCACGGTTGCCGTCGCCAATGCGGCTGTCGGTGCCGCAACAATAGCTGCCCTTGCGGGGTCGGGCCTGGAAATGGCCAGTTCGGTGGCCCTCGGCGTCGGGACGGCACTCACCGGCCTGGTCTTCGCCGGCGTGGCGGCGGTGTCCGCCCAGCTGACGGAACACGCCCGCAGCGCAACCGGAACCGCGATGGCCGTCCTGGCGGCCGCCTTCCTGATCCGCGGCATCGGCGACGTAATCAACAACCAGGGCTCGTGGCTGTCCTGGTTCTCCCCGCTTGCGTGGGCCCAGCAGGCCCGCTTCTATGTGGACCTGCGCTGGGAACCGCTGGCGCTGGCCGCCGTGGCGACCGTGCTGCTTCTGGCCCTGGCCGTGTATCTGGCCCAGCGGCGGGATCTGGGGGCCGGGCTTCGCCAGCCGCACCCCGGGCCCGCGGCCGCCCCCCGCACACTGCTCTCGCCGGCGGGCCTTGCGAGCCGGCTGCTGCGCGGTTCCTTTGCGGCCTGGGCAGCTGGCGTCTTCCTCTTCGCAGCCGCGTCTGGTGCCCTGGCCAACTCGCTGGAGGACGCATTCGCCGATGTTCCGGAGCTGGGGAACCTGATCGCCGTCGATCTGGCGGACGTGACCACCAGCTTCGCCTCCGCCCTCCTCTCCTTTCTCATGGTCGCGCCGCTGATCTTCAGCGTTTCCGGCGTCCTGCGGCTGCGCGGCGAGGAAGATGCGGGCCGCGTCGAGCAGCTGCTGGTCACCGGCAGCTCACGGCCGGGGCTGCTCATCCGCTGGCTGGGTGTGGTGGCCGTGCAGACGATCCTGCTCACCGCGGTGGGCGGGTTCGGCACCGGAATGGGCGTCTGGGCGGGAACCGGCGACGCCGGCTGGGCCGGCAAGCTCACGCTCGCTGCGCTCGCCTATTTGCCGGCCGTCGCGCTGGCCGCAGCCATCGCCGTCGCGCTGTATGGCCTGGCCCCCAAAATCTTGCCCCTGGCCTGGGCGCCGGTGGTGTGGGCCGCCGTCGTGCTGTATCTGGGTTCGCTGCTCGGCCTCCCCGATTGGGCCACCGACCTTTCACCGCTTGCCCACGTCCCGCTGGTTCCGAGTGCTGAATTGGTGGCTGAACCGCTGGTCCTGATGGGTCTGTTCGCCGCCGTTTTGGCGGTCGCCGGTCTGGTCGGGTTCCGCCGCCGGGATGTCGGGGCTTCTTGA
- a CDS encoding helix-turn-helix domain-containing protein yields the protein MAGREAGSGREQLLQAALAYFAANGVHNQSLRSLAANIGTSHRMLNYHFGSREGLLTEVVAAVERRQREAYASLFRVDSDPAASPREMTALFWNRMVDETLTYGPLVFELASHAMQGEPHARILRQTLVAPWLDAMEDSLVRVGYDPGTARMQARLALAVVNGLLFDLLLTGDRAGASEAHGHFLDLIGLGDRTWPGSDGAGGAVLT from the coding sequence ATGGCCGGGCGTGAGGCCGGCTCCGGCCGGGAGCAGTTGCTGCAGGCCGCGTTGGCGTATTTTGCGGCGAATGGAGTGCACAACCAGAGCCTGCGCAGCCTCGCCGCAAACATTGGCACCAGCCATCGCATGCTCAACTATCACTTCGGCTCCCGCGAAGGGCTGCTGACCGAGGTGGTGGCAGCCGTCGAGCGCCGGCAACGGGAGGCGTACGCCAGCCTTTTCCGCGTCGACTCGGACCCTGCCGCCTCCCCGCGCGAGATGACCGCACTTTTTTGGAACCGCATGGTTGATGAAACATTGACCTACGGCCCGCTGGTATTCGAGCTTGCATCCCATGCCATGCAGGGCGAGCCGCATGCCCGCATTCTGAGGCAAACCCTGGTGGCCCCCTGGCTTGACGCCATGGAAGACAGTTTGGTTCGCGTGGGCTACGACCCCGGTACCGCCCGCATGCAGGCCCGGCTGGCCCTTGCCGTGGTCAACGGCCTGCTGTTTGACCTGCTGCTGACAGGCGACCGGGCCGGCGCGAGTGAGGCCCACGGCCACTTCCTGGACCTCATCGGCCTCGGCGACCGGACCTGGCCAGGCAGTGACGGCGCCGGCGGGGCGGTGCTAACCTGA